The proteins below are encoded in one region of Sinorhizobium meliloti:
- a CDS encoding IclR family transcriptional regulator, whose translation MDNEESDKYRAPALDKGLDILELLASVDGGLTQAEISKRLNRSPNEFYRMLDRLVRRGYVTRIDGDLYSLTLKLFGLAQLHAPVRRLASFATPLMRELAQRSKQANQLAVFDRGSAVVIAQQEAPDYWGISIRVGSHISLFDTGSGHVLLAFRSPEEREMMISEHVRSRDEINLTPEFYARLDQIRERGYEMMASAQTAGVYNLSAPILGPDGRSIAALTCPYISLVNNPSAPDITETISLLLKTASQLSALAGADVAQG comes from the coding sequence ATGGACAATGAAGAGTCCGACAAGTATCGTGCGCCGGCACTCGACAAGGGCCTGGACATACTGGAGCTGCTTGCCAGCGTCGACGGCGGCCTCACGCAGGCGGAGATTTCGAAGAGGCTGAACCGCAGTCCGAACGAATTCTACCGCATGCTCGACAGGCTCGTACGCCGCGGCTACGTGACCCGTATCGACGGCGATCTCTATTCGCTGACCCTGAAGCTCTTCGGATTGGCGCAGTTGCACGCGCCCGTGCGCCGGCTCGCTTCTTTCGCGACGCCGCTGATGCGTGAGCTCGCCCAGCGATCGAAACAGGCCAACCAACTTGCCGTATTCGACCGCGGCTCCGCCGTCGTGATCGCCCAACAGGAGGCGCCGGATTATTGGGGTATTTCGATCCGGGTGGGCTCGCATATCAGCCTGTTCGACACCGGATCGGGCCACGTGCTGCTTGCATTCCGTTCGCCGGAGGAACGGGAAATGATGATCTCCGAGCATGTGCGCAGCAGGGACGAGATCAACCTCACCCCGGAATTCTACGCCCGTCTCGACCAGATCCGCGAGCGCGGCTACGAGATGATGGCAAGTGCCCAGACCGCCGGTGTCTACAACCTCTCGGCCCCGATCCTGGGGCCAGACGGGCGCAGCATCGCAGCGCTCACCTGCCCCTATATCTCCCTGGTCAACAATCCTTCGGCCCCTGACATCACCGAGACCATATCGCTCCTGCTCAAGACCGCATCGCAGCTTTCGGCGCTCGCCGGTGCCGATGTCGCGCAGGGCTGA
- a CDS encoding carbohydrate ABC transporter permease: MKLSKLSAPTLLLLPAFIVLAVFIVLPLIFSLYSSFTPFRLTKPDSLWVFIGFRNYVNVLTNAEFWVAFGRTVLLLTVALNAEMFLGLGLALLVNKATYGQRALRTAMMFPMMFSPVLVGFQFKFLFNDNIGFVNNALQSLGLTDRAIPWLIDGNLALFSIIVAEVWSSTAVFAILILAGLLAMPKDPVEAAHVDGCTPWQTFRYVTWPYLMPFAFIAMTIRSLDVARAYDIVKIMTDGGPAKRTELLWTLIGRTAYGDARMGMANAMAYVAILLSIVFTVYFFRKLAAARQQIGAEW, encoded by the coding sequence ATGAAGCTCTCGAAACTGTCAGCACCCACGCTTCTGCTGCTTCCGGCCTTCATCGTCCTGGCAGTCTTCATCGTGCTGCCGCTCATCTTCTCGCTTTATTCCAGTTTCACGCCGTTCCGTCTGACGAAGCCGGACTCGCTTTGGGTCTTCATCGGCTTTCGCAACTATGTGAACGTCCTCACCAATGCCGAATTCTGGGTGGCATTCGGCCGGACGGTGCTCCTGCTCACCGTCGCGCTCAACGCCGAGATGTTCCTTGGTCTTGGCCTGGCGCTGCTCGTCAACAAGGCGACTTACGGCCAGCGGGCGCTGCGGACCGCGATGATGTTTCCGATGATGTTCTCGCCCGTACTGGTGGGCTTCCAGTTCAAGTTCCTGTTCAACGACAATATCGGCTTCGTCAACAACGCGCTGCAGTCGCTGGGCCTCACCGACCGTGCGATCCCCTGGCTGATCGACGGCAATCTCGCGCTCTTCTCGATCATCGTCGCCGAGGTCTGGTCGTCGACCGCGGTTTTTGCGATCCTCATTCTCGCCGGGCTGCTTGCCATGCCCAAGGATCCGGTCGAAGCGGCCCATGTCGACGGCTGCACCCCGTGGCAGACCTTCCGTTACGTCACCTGGCCCTATCTGATGCCCTTCGCCTTTATCGCGATGACGATCCGCTCGCTCGATGTCGCGCGCGCCTACGACATCGTCAAGATCATGACGGATGGCGGACCGGCAAAGCGCACCGAACTGCTCTGGACGCTTATCGGACGCACCGCCTATGGCGACGCCCGCATGGGGATGGCCAATGCGATGGCCTATGTCGCCATCCTGCTGTCGATCGTCTTCACCGTCTATTTCTTCCGCAAGCTCGCCGCGGCGCGCCAGCAGATCGGAGCCGAGTGGTAA
- a CDS encoding fumarylacetoacetate hydrolase family protein: MKLLRYGDPGQEKPGLLGSDGIIRDLSGHVSDLAAGALDPSKLDELANLDVETLPAVSGNPRLGPCVAGTGKFICIGLNYSDHAAETGATVPPEPIIFMKATSAIVGPNDDLVLPRGSEKTDWEVELGIVIGKTAKYVSEAEALDYVAGYCTVHDVSERAFQTERHGQWTKGKSCDTFGPTGPWLVTKDEVADPQDLAMWLKVNGETMQDGSTKTMVYGAAYLVSYLSQFMSLRPGDIISTGTPPGVGMGMKPPRYLKAGDVVELGIEGLGSQKQRVRADA; encoded by the coding sequence ATGAAACTTCTTCGTTATGGCGACCCGGGCCAGGAAAAGCCGGGTCTTCTCGGTTCCGACGGCATCATCCGCGATCTTTCCGGCCACGTATCCGATCTCGCCGCCGGGGCGCTCGACCCCAGCAAGCTTGACGAACTCGCGAATCTCGATGTCGAGACGCTGCCCGCCGTGTCCGGCAATCCGAGGCTTGGTCCCTGCGTCGCAGGTACGGGAAAGTTCATCTGCATCGGCCTCAACTATTCCGATCACGCCGCCGAGACGGGCGCGACCGTGCCGCCGGAGCCGATCATCTTCATGAAGGCGACCTCCGCGATCGTCGGGCCGAACGACGATCTGGTCCTGCCGCGTGGTTCGGAAAAGACCGACTGGGAAGTGGAACTCGGCATCGTGATCGGAAAGACGGCGAAATATGTGAGCGAAGCCGAGGCACTCGACTACGTCGCCGGCTATTGCACGGTCCACGATGTCTCCGAACGCGCTTTCCAGACGGAACGTCACGGTCAGTGGACGAAGGGCAAATCCTGCGACACCTTCGGGCCGACCGGACCGTGGCTTGTCACCAAGGACGAGGTGGCGGACCCGCAGGATCTCGCAATGTGGCTGAAGGTCAACGGCGAGACGATGCAGGACGGCTCGACCAAGACGATGGTCTACGGCGCCGCCTATCTCGTCTCTTATCTGTCGCAGTTCATGTCGCTGCGCCCCGGTGATATCATCTCGACGGGCACGCCGCCGGGCGTCGGCATGGGCATGAAGCCGCCGCGCTATCTGAAGGCCGGCGACGTCGTCGAACTCGGCATAGAGGGCCTCGGCAGCCAGAAGCAGCGCGTTCGCGCCGACGCCTGA
- a CDS encoding Gfo/Idh/MocA family protein codes for MTETFDPSSLRQWWPKPVTPRPIVIFGAGSIVGDAHLPAYRNAGFPVAGIFDPDAGKATALAQQWDVRAFTSEGEALSAENAIFDLATPPAAHASILSKLPKGSFALIQKPMGSDLAAATGILEICRERNIRAAVNFQLRFAPMMLALRDAVARGYLGEVVDFDAWLALATPWGLWPFLKGLPRIEIAMHSIHYLDLVRSLLGDPQGVHAKTIGHPNHDVAQTRTAAILDYGDAVRCVLSVNHDHDFGRRFQACEFRICGTRGAAYVKLGVNLDYPRGEPDELWIRPAGGADWIQVPLEGSWFPDAFANRMANLQRHAGGEDDELIGSVEDAWRTMALVEAAYQSSARPATPIAALPLEN; via the coding sequence ATGACTGAGACATTCGATCCCTCGTCGCTGCGGCAATGGTGGCCGAAGCCGGTTACGCCACGCCCCATCGTCATCTTCGGTGCGGGCAGCATCGTCGGCGACGCTCATCTTCCCGCCTATAGGAACGCAGGCTTCCCGGTAGCCGGCATCTTCGATCCGGACGCCGGGAAGGCGACGGCGCTCGCGCAACAGTGGGATGTCAGGGCGTTTACGAGCGAAGGGGAAGCTCTTTCGGCGGAGAACGCGATCTTCGATCTCGCGACGCCGCCGGCCGCGCACGCCTCGATCCTCTCGAAACTGCCGAAAGGCTCCTTTGCGCTGATCCAGAAGCCGATGGGCAGCGATCTTGCGGCGGCGACCGGGATTCTCGAAATCTGCCGCGAGCGGAACATCAGGGCGGCGGTGAACTTTCAGCTTCGCTTCGCGCCGATGATGCTGGCGCTCAGGGATGCCGTCGCCAGGGGCTATCTCGGCGAGGTGGTCGATTTCGATGCCTGGCTGGCGCTTGCCACGCCCTGGGGGCTCTGGCCGTTCCTGAAGGGGCTGCCGCGCATCGAGATCGCGATGCATTCCATCCACTACCTGGATCTCGTGCGCAGTCTCCTCGGCGATCCGCAGGGTGTTCACGCCAAGACCATCGGCCATCCGAACCACGATGTGGCCCAGACCCGCACCGCCGCGATCCTCGATTACGGCGATGCCGTGCGCTGCGTGCTTTCCGTCAATCACGACCACGATTTCGGGCGGAGGTTCCAGGCCTGTGAATTCCGCATCTGTGGGACGAGGGGTGCCGCCTATGTCAAACTCGGCGTCAATCTCGACTACCCGCGTGGCGAGCCGGACGAGCTGTGGATTCGCCCAGCCGGAGGTGCCGACTGGATTCAGGTGCCGCTTGAAGGTTCCTGGTTCCCCGATGCCTTCGCCAACCGCATGGCCAATCTGCAACGCCATGCCGGCGGCGAGGATGATGAACTCATAGGGTCCGTCGAGGACGCATGGCGGACCATGGCCCTGGTGGAGGCCGCCTATCAATCGAGCGCGCGCCCGGCAACGCCGATCGCTGCGCTTCCATTGGAAAATTAA
- a CDS encoding SDR family oxidoreductase: MTANLAGKVVLVTAAAQGIGRATALAFAKAGAKVHATDINADAVGSLEGEAGISTHRLDVLDTAAVEALVAEIGAVDVLFNCAGFVHAGSVLTMKDENLDFAFDLNVKSMIRTIRAVLPGMIARKDGSIVNMASVASSIKGVPNRFAYGVTKAAVIGLTKAVAADYVGDGIRCNAICPGTVESPSLESRMRAQGDYETARAAFISRQPMGRLGTPEEIADLAVYLAGATYTSGQAYAIDGGWTI, from the coding sequence ATGACAGCGAACCTTGCCGGAAAGGTCGTCCTCGTAACAGCTGCGGCGCAGGGCATAGGACGCGCAACCGCACTTGCCTTCGCCAAGGCCGGTGCCAAGGTCCATGCGACCGATATCAACGCGGACGCCGTTGGTAGCCTTGAAGGTGAGGCGGGCATCAGCACCCACCGGCTGGACGTCCTCGACACCGCTGCGGTCGAAGCGCTGGTCGCGGAGATCGGGGCCGTGGACGTGCTTTTCAACTGCGCCGGTTTCGTCCATGCAGGCTCGGTGCTCACGATGAAGGACGAGAACCTCGATTTCGCCTTCGATCTGAACGTGAAGTCGATGATCCGCACCATCCGTGCGGTGCTGCCCGGCATGATCGCACGCAAGGACGGGTCGATCGTCAATATGGCCTCGGTGGCCTCCAGCATTAAAGGCGTGCCGAACCGCTTCGCCTATGGCGTGACCAAAGCAGCCGTCATCGGGCTGACGAAAGCCGTTGCGGCGGATTATGTAGGCGACGGCATTCGCTGCAATGCGATCTGCCCGGGAACGGTCGAAAGCCCGTCGCTCGAAAGCCGCATGCGGGCACAGGGAGACTACGAAACGGCGCGTGCGGCCTTTATCTCCCGCCAGCCGATGGGCCGCCTCGGCACGCCCGAAGAGATCGCCGACCTTGCCGTCTATCTCGCCGGCGCCACCTACACCTCCGGCCAGGCCTACGCCATCGACGGCGGCTGGACCATTTGA
- a CDS encoding mandelate racemase/muconate lactonizing enzyme family protein: MARIEKIELRMVDLPPKVKRTDAIQSFVSQETPIVTITDADGATGTGYSYTIGTGGSSVMRLLSDHLVPILLGEDADCIEALWHKMEFATHATTIGAITALALAAVDTALWDLRAKKQKLPLWKLAGGAKESCPLYTTEGGWLHIGQQALVDDALQAKAKGFSGSKVKIGKPRGAEDYDRLSAMRAALGDGFEIMTDCNQGFTVDEAIRRAARLRELDLAWIEEPLPADDLDGHIRLTRSTPTPIAVGESIYSIRHFREYMQKGACSIVQVDVARIGGITPWLKVAHAAEAFDIPVCPHFLMELHVSLVCAVPNGKYVEYIPQLDDLTQKGMEIREGRAIAPSDPGIGIAWDWEAVKARSVVEFTREFRR, from the coding sequence ATGGCAAGGATCGAGAAAATAGAACTGCGGATGGTGGATCTTCCGCCGAAGGTCAAGCGGACCGACGCCATCCAGAGCTTCGTGAGCCAGGAAACGCCAATCGTCACGATCACGGATGCCGACGGCGCGACCGGCACCGGTTACAGCTACACGATCGGCACCGGCGGATCCTCCGTCATGCGGCTGCTCTCCGATCATCTGGTGCCAATCCTGCTCGGGGAAGATGCGGACTGTATCGAGGCACTTTGGCACAAGATGGAGTTTGCGACGCATGCGACAACCATCGGCGCCATCACGGCCTTGGCGCTAGCCGCCGTGGATACCGCGCTATGGGACCTGCGGGCGAAGAAGCAGAAGCTGCCGCTCTGGAAACTGGCCGGCGGGGCGAAGGAAAGCTGCCCGCTCTACACCACCGAGGGCGGCTGGCTGCATATCGGACAGCAGGCCCTCGTAGACGACGCATTGCAGGCGAAGGCCAAGGGCTTCTCCGGATCGAAGGTGAAGATCGGCAAGCCGCGCGGGGCGGAGGATTACGACAGGCTCTCAGCCATGCGCGCAGCCCTTGGCGACGGCTTTGAAATCATGACTGATTGCAATCAGGGCTTCACCGTCGACGAGGCGATCCGCCGCGCCGCCCGGCTCCGCGAGCTCGATCTCGCCTGGATCGAGGAACCGTTGCCGGCGGACGATCTCGACGGCCACATCCGTCTGACGCGGTCGACGCCGACGCCGATCGCCGTCGGCGAATCCATCTATTCGATCCGCCATTTCCGCGAATATATGCAGAAGGGCGCCTGCTCGATCGTCCAGGTGGACGTGGCGCGGATCGGCGGCATCACCCCCTGGCTGAAAGTGGCCCATGCGGCGGAAGCCTTCGACATTCCCGTCTGCCCGCATTTCCTGATGGAACTGCATGTGAGCCTCGTTTGCGCGGTGCCCAATGGGAAGTATGTCGAATACATTCCGCAGCTCGACGATCTGACGCAAAAGGGAATGGAGATCCGGGAGGGCAGGGCGATCGCGCCCTCCGATCCCGGCATCGGCATCGCCTGGGACTGGGAAGCGGTCAAGGCGCGCTCGGTCGTCGAGTTCACCCGCGAGTTCCGCCGGTAG
- a CDS encoding L-rhamnose mutarotase: MQRMGMVIGLEPSKIAEYKRLHAAVWPEILALISECNITNYSIFLKEPENLLFGYWEYVGEDFEADMAKMAAHPKNQEWWSVCMPCQMPLESRRQGEWWAMMEEVFHHD; the protein is encoded by the coding sequence ATGCAGAGAATGGGAATGGTGATCGGGCTCGAGCCTTCGAAAATTGCTGAATACAAGCGGCTGCATGCGGCCGTCTGGCCGGAGATCCTGGCGCTGATCAGCGAGTGCAACATCACCAATTATTCGATCTTCCTGAAGGAGCCGGAAAATCTACTCTTCGGCTACTGGGAATATGTCGGGGAGGACTTCGAAGCCGACATGGCGAAAATGGCGGCGCATCCGAAGAACCAGGAATGGTGGTCGGTGTGCATGCCCTGCCAGATGCCGCTCGAAAGCCGCAGGCAAGGCGAGTGGTGGGCGATGATGGAGGAAGTCTTCCACCATGACTGA
- a CDS encoding carbohydrate ABC transporter permease yields the protein MDTNASHRLRRRLLKVAHLAGLFLAMLVICLPGLWIVLSSLRPTVEIMAKPPVWIPETLSLDAYRAMFSGAGQGGVPVWDYFRNSLIVSVTSTVIALAIGLAGGYAFARYRFKAKSAIFLGFMLTRAVPGIALSLPLFMLYARTGIIDTHFSLILTYVALNVPFTIWLIDGFFRQVPKDLAEAAQIDGCTPWQAFWQVEFPLAGPGIASAGIFAFLTSWSEYALASQITRSVNSKTLPVGLLDYTAEFTIDWRGMCALAVVMIVPALTLTFIIQKHLVSGLTFGAVKG from the coding sequence ATGGATACGAACGCGTCTCATCGCCTCAGGCGGCGGTTGCTGAAGGTCGCGCACCTGGCGGGGCTCTTTCTCGCCATGCTGGTCATCTGCCTGCCGGGCCTCTGGATCGTGCTTTCGTCGCTACGGCCGACGGTCGAGATCATGGCCAAGCCGCCGGTCTGGATTCCGGAGACCCTCTCGCTCGACGCCTACCGGGCGATGTTCTCGGGCGCAGGCCAGGGCGGCGTGCCGGTCTGGGACTATTTCCGCAACTCGCTGATCGTATCGGTCACCTCTACCGTCATCGCGCTGGCGATCGGCCTTGCCGGCGGCTATGCCTTTGCGCGCTACCGGTTCAAGGCGAAGTCGGCGATCTTCCTCGGCTTCATGCTGACGCGCGCGGTGCCGGGCATCGCGCTGTCGCTGCCGCTCTTCATGCTCTATGCCCGCACCGGCATCATCGATACGCATTTCTCGCTGATCCTCACCTATGTCGCGCTCAACGTTCCCTTCACGATCTGGCTGATCGACGGATTCTTCCGCCAGGTGCCGAAAGACCTCGCGGAAGCCGCGCAGATCGACGGCTGCACGCCCTGGCAGGCCTTCTGGCAGGTGGAGTTTCCGCTCGCCGGCCCGGGCATTGCGTCGGCCGGTATCTTCGCTTTCTTGACCTCCTGGAGCGAATATGCGCTCGCTTCGCAGATTACCCGCTCCGTCAACTCCAAGACCTTGCCCGTGGGGCTCCTCGACTACACCGCCGAATTCACCATCGACTGGCGCGGCATGTGCGCGCTTGCGGTCGTCATGATCGTTCCGGCGTTGACCCTCACCTTCATCATTCAGAAGCACCTCGTCTCGGGCCTGACCTTCGGCGCGGTGAAAGGATAA
- a CDS encoding ABC transporter substrate-binding protein: MNRLLSGVSAGVIMLACAMGAAKAADLPGKFEGVTIDAKLIGGQQYERLYERIGEWEKATGAKVNILSKKNHFELDKEIKSDIATGGLTWCVGSNHSSFAPQYPDIYADLFGLIPSEEVAKFVPAVIDASTLDGKLVMLPRAQFDVSALYFQKSLYQDEAKKTEFKAKYGYDLAPPDTWAQVSDQAEFFAAPPNFYGTQFAGKEEAINGRFYEMLVAEGGEYLDKDGRPAFNSEAGVRALEWFVKLYKDKAVPPGTTNYLWDDLGQGFASGSIAVNLDWPGWASFFNDPKSSKVAGNVGVKVQPAGSSGKRTGWSGHHGFSVTESCADKEAAASLVWWLTNEDSQKLESAAGPLPTRSAVWDFNIKAAEGDAYKTEVLQAFQEAAKHAFPVPQTAEWIEISNAVYPELQAAILGDKTSKEALDAAAEKATGILEDAGKL; the protein is encoded by the coding sequence ATGAACAGGCTGCTTTCCGGCGTATCGGCCGGAGTGATCATGCTTGCTTGCGCAATGGGGGCGGCCAAGGCCGCGGACCTGCCCGGCAAGTTCGAGGGCGTGACCATCGACGCCAAGCTGATCGGTGGACAGCAGTACGAAAGGCTCTATGAGCGCATCGGCGAATGGGAGAAGGCGACCGGCGCCAAGGTCAATATCCTGTCGAAGAAGAACCACTTCGAACTGGACAAAGAGATCAAGTCCGATATCGCCACCGGCGGCCTTACCTGGTGCGTCGGTTCGAATCATTCCTCCTTCGCGCCGCAATACCCGGACATCTACGCCGACCTTTTCGGCCTTATCCCTTCCGAGGAAGTAGCCAAATTCGTGCCGGCCGTAATCGACGCCTCGACGCTCGACGGCAAGCTCGTCATGCTGCCGCGGGCACAGTTCGACGTCTCCGCCCTATATTTCCAGAAGAGCCTCTATCAGGACGAGGCGAAGAAGACCGAATTCAAGGCCAAATACGGCTATGACCTCGCGCCGCCGGACACCTGGGCTCAGGTGAGCGACCAGGCGGAATTCTTCGCCGCTCCGCCGAATTTCTACGGCACCCAGTTCGCCGGCAAGGAGGAAGCGATCAACGGCCGCTTCTACGAAATGCTGGTCGCCGAGGGTGGTGAATATCTCGACAAGGACGGCCGCCCAGCCTTCAATTCGGAAGCGGGCGTGCGTGCCCTCGAATGGTTCGTCAAGCTCTACAAGGACAAGGCGGTACCGCCGGGCACCACCAACTATCTCTGGGACGATCTCGGACAGGGCTTCGCCTCGGGCTCGATCGCGGTCAATCTCGACTGGCCCGGCTGGGCATCCTTCTTCAACGATCCGAAATCGTCGAAAGTCGCCGGCAATGTCGGCGTCAAGGTTCAGCCGGCCGGCTCCTCCGGCAAGCGCACCGGCTGGTCCGGGCATCACGGCTTCTCGGTGACCGAGTCCTGCGCCGACAAAGAGGCAGCCGCCTCGCTCGTCTGGTGGCTGACCAACGAGGACAGCCAGAAGCTCGAATCCGCCGCCGGCCCGCTGCCGACCCGAAGCGCGGTCTGGGACTTCAACATCAAGGCCGCTGAAGGCGACGCCTACAAGACCGAGGTCCTGCAGGCCTTCCAGGAAGCGGCAAAGCATGCCTTCCCGGTGCCGCAGACGGCTGAGTGGATCGAGATCTCCAACGCGGTCTATCCGGAGCTGCAGGCAGCGATCCTCGGCGACAAGACGTCGAAGGAAGCTCTCGACGCCGCCGCCGAAAAGGCGACCGGCATCCTCGAAGACGCCGGCAAACTCTGA
- a CDS encoding ABC transporter ATP-binding protein, translating to MAPVTLKKLVKRYGALEVVHGIDLEVKDREFIALVGPSGCGKSTTLRMIAGLEEVSGGAIEIGGRKVNDLPPRARNISMVFQSYALYPHMTVAENMGFSLKIAGRPAEEIKTRVAEAAAILDLGHLLERRPSQLSGGQRQRVAMGRAIVRQPDVFLFDEPLSNLDAKLRTQVRTEIKKLHARMQATMIYVTHDQVEAMTLSDRIVIMRDGHIEQVGTPEDVFRRPATKFVAGFIGSPPMNMEEAVLTGGKLAFASGATLPLPPRFRSSVREGQKVTFGLRPDDVYPSGHGLHAGDADAVHEIELPVTITEPLGNETLVFTQFNGRDWVSRMLNPRPLRPGEAVPMSFDLSRAHLFDGETGKALAG from the coding sequence ATGGCGCCCGTTACGCTCAAGAAACTCGTCAAGCGCTACGGCGCTCTGGAAGTCGTGCACGGCATCGATCTCGAAGTGAAGGATCGCGAATTCATCGCGCTCGTCGGACCTTCGGGCTGCGGCAAGTCGACGACGCTGCGCATGATCGCCGGGCTCGAAGAGGTCAGCGGCGGCGCGATCGAGATCGGCGGGCGGAAGGTCAATGACCTGCCGCCGCGGGCGCGCAACATCTCGATGGTCTTTCAGTCCTATGCACTCTACCCGCATATGACGGTTGCCGAGAATATGGGCTTCTCGCTGAAAATCGCCGGGCGTCCGGCGGAAGAGATCAAGACGCGCGTTGCCGAGGCAGCGGCGATCCTCGATCTCGGCCATCTTCTCGAACGCCGCCCTTCGCAACTGTCGGGCGGCCAGCGCCAGCGCGTCGCCATGGGACGCGCGATCGTCCGCCAACCGGACGTCTTTCTCTTCGATGAGCCTCTATCTAATCTCGATGCGAAGCTCAGGACCCAGGTGCGCACCGAGATCAAGAAACTGCACGCGCGTATGCAGGCGACGATGATCTACGTCACTCACGACCAGGTGGAGGCGATGACGCTCTCCGACCGCATCGTCATCATGCGCGACGGGCATATCGAGCAGGTGGGCACGCCGGAGGATGTCTTCCGCCGCCCGGCGACCAAGTTCGTCGCCGGCTTCATCGGCTCGCCGCCGATGAACATGGAGGAGGCGGTCCTGACGGGCGGAAAGCTGGCGTTTGCAAGCGGCGCGACCCTGCCGCTTCCGCCACGCTTCCGTTCCTCGGTTCGCGAGGGCCAGAAAGTGACCTTCGGGCTCAGGCCGGACGATGTCTATCCTTCTGGGCATGGCCTCCATGCCGGCGATGCGGATGCCGTCCACGAGATCGAGCTTCCGGTCACGATCACCGAGCCGCTCGGCAACGAAACCCTGGTTTTCACCCAGTTCAACGGGCGGGATTGGGTCTCGCGCATGCTCAACCCGCGGCCGCTGCGCCCCGGCGAGGCAGTGCCCATGAGCTTCGATCTGTCCCGGGCGCATCTCTTCGACGGCGAGACCGGAAAGGCTTTGGCAGGCTGA
- a CDS encoding MaoC/PaaZ C-terminal domain-containing protein — translation MSEQTIYYEDYEQGHVRLTSGRTITETDFVVHAGHTGDFFPHHMDAEFAKTLPGGQRIAHGTMIFSIGVGLTASLINPVAFSYGYDRLRFVRPVHIGDTIRTRVTIAAKEDDPKRPRAGRVVERCEVINQRGEVVLAADHILIVERKPEGTIQ, via the coding sequence ATGAGCGAGCAGACGATCTATTACGAGGACTACGAACAGGGCCATGTGCGGCTGACGAGCGGACGCACGATCACGGAAACGGACTTCGTGGTCCATGCCGGGCACACGGGTGATTTCTTCCCCCATCACATGGACGCGGAGTTTGCCAAAACGCTCCCCGGCGGTCAGCGCATTGCCCACGGCACGATGATCTTCTCGATCGGTGTCGGGCTCACCGCCTCCTTGATCAACCCGGTCGCCTTCTCTTACGGTTACGACCGTCTGCGATTCGTCCGCCCTGTCCATATCGGCGATACGATCCGCACCCGCGTCACCATCGCCGCCAAGGAAGACGATCCGAAGCGCCCGAGGGCCGGCCGGGTCGTCGAGCGGTGCGAGGTCATCAACCAGCGCGGCGAGGTCGTTCTTGCCGCGGATCACATTCTGATCGTCGAACGCAAACCTGAGGGAACTATCCAATGA